A region of Necator americanus strain Aroian chromosome I, whole genome shotgun sequence DNA encodes the following proteins:
- a CDS encoding hypothetical protein (NECATOR_CHRI.G901.T2), with the protein MRQHSMSSVRKLNELVHECNVQLALFRNATQGIGTSHDGASLRREVETAGRACLKACEAAKNCVLPQLRHEGVEFTRHASQFIGCVAAYVVEMKRCVALEKTFPAPTEPSITPQQIANMEAMLVTLENLITVHFSTSESSPTDKVTPRRRRATSCRPQCVCSKLKTSYA; encoded by the exons CTGGTGCACGAATGCAACGTGCAACTGGCCTTATTCCGAAATGCGACACAAGGTATAGGAACCAGTCACGATGGCGCCTCATTAAGGAG AGAAGTCGAAACTGCAGGTCGGGCGTGCTTAAAGGCATGTGAAGCAGCGAAAAACTGTGTTTTACCGCAATTACGGCATGAAG GTGTGGAATTTACACGACACGCATCACAATTTATCGGTTGTGTAGCGGCGTATGTGGTAGAGATGAAACGATGTGTAGCGTTAGAGAAGACGTTCCCTGCGCCAACTGAACCATCAATCACACCGCAACAG attGCTAACATGGAAGCGATGTTGGTGACATTAGAGAATTTGATCACCGTTCATTTCTCTACCAGCGAATCATCCCCTACCGATAAG GTGACTCCACGGCGGCGACGAGCAACATCGTGTCGACCGCAATGTGTGTGTTCGAAGCTCAAAACGAGCTATGCCTAA
- a CDS encoding hypothetical protein (NECATOR_CHRI.G901.T1), whose product MSNGAERLQALVHECNVQLALFRNATQGIGTSHDGASLRREVETAGRACLKACEAAKNCVLPQLRHEGVEFTRHASQFIGCVAAYVVEMKRCVALEKTFPAPTEPSITPQQIANMEAMLVTLENLITVHFSTSESSPTDKVTPRRRRATSCRPQCVCSKLKTSYA is encoded by the exons CTGGTGCACGAATGCAACGTGCAACTGGCCTTATTCCGAAATGCGACACAAGGTATAGGAACCAGTCACGATGGCGCCTCATTAAGGAG AGAAGTCGAAACTGCAGGTCGGGCGTGCTTAAAGGCATGTGAAGCAGCGAAAAACTGTGTTTTACCGCAATTACGGCATGAAG GTGTGGAATTTACACGACACGCATCACAATTTATCGGTTGTGTAGCGGCGTATGTGGTAGAGATGAAACGATGTGTAGCGTTAGAGAAGACGTTCCCTGCGCCAACTGAACCATCAATCACACCGCAACAG attGCTAACATGGAAGCGATGTTGGTGACATTAGAGAATTTGATCACCGTTCATTTCTCTACCAGCGAATCATCCCCTACCGATAAG GTGACTCCACGGCGGCGACGAGCAACATCGTGTCGACCGCAATGTGTGTGTTCGAAGCTCAAAACGAGCTATGCCTAA